AATTGATTTTGCTTTATTTTTAAGTCATCTGCTATTGCTTGATGGTCTTTTAGTATCACTTCTAGTCTAAATTTATCTATTACTATACCGTTTTCAAGCTCCAAAAACTCCCTAAAACTAAGTCCTTCTAGGCTAAATATGCTAACTCTACGCGATAAATCACTCTTTGCATTTAGTATACTTACCGCTGATGAGCCTATAAAAATGACGTTTAAAGGGCTCATGTCGTATATAGTTTTTAGATGTGCGGCAAAATCTTCGTATTTATGCACTTCATCTAGCAACAGGTATTCGCCGCCGCTATCTACAAACTCAAAGGCAAGTTCACTAAGACTAGTAGAGCCCAAAAACGGATAATCAAGACTTATGTATAGAGCCTTTTTGTTTTGAGCTTTTAATTCAATCAGCTTTTGAAAAAGCATTGTGGTCTTACCGGTACCACGGGCCCCTACTATACCGATAAGCTTTTCGTTAAAATCGATTTCATTATATAGATAACGCTTGTATGTCGTATTAAAATTTTTAAGAAATCTTTCTTGATACCGCTCTATTAAATTTAACATTTTTATCCCTTTATGTAATTGTCTATAAACGTAGACAATATTGAAACATGTTAGCATGAAATTTTTAAATTGTCAACGTCTATGAACGATTACAGTTTTTATTATTTTCCAATCGACGGAACTTAGTTCAGGTGGTTTTTATTGTAAATGGCTATATACATTTACATCCAGTTTAAAAAAATCAGAGTTATTTCTATTGCTATATTAAGAAATATATTAGTTGTTTAAGGAGGGCGGCAAATTATATTCCAATACAGTCGGGTTTAATGTAAAAAATTAATACGTAATTAAATCTCTCGTATACCCTCGCTCTATTAAAGCCGCCTTGAGAGATAAACTTTAGTATTCTTTCCGGCTCTTCATCAAATTTATCAGAATAGACGAATGCAAACTGCTCTTTTTTATGGCGCTAAACTCTTTTTTAAAATTATTATTTGAAACTAGCTTTATTTTATGAGAAATACTTATAAAATGGCTGTTTTCGTGTTTTGTTATCTAATCCAACATTAGTAACCCCTTTTTTATCCCAATTTCTAAGCAAATAGCAGAAAATTTTTTGGAGCAAATAATCGACACAAGAACGAAAGATTGCTAAAAATTTTAAGATTTAAACATAACGCTATCTATTTTGCACTATGGCCAAAAACTGTTTTAAATACTACGGTTTTTTAGGTAAGGACGACATATGGCTATCGTTTTTGCTTGGCGAGATAGATAAAAAGACTTTTAATTACTACAAAAAATAATATGGAAGTGAAAATAGTATTGCATTATGTCGATAAAAAGTATAAAATAAAATCATGAAAGGAAAAACTATGGCATACCCATTACTAGGCACGAAAATAGTAATAGATGAAGAAAAGGTTTTACGAGAGAAAAAGTATAAGCTAGACGTAATATACGAGTATTTAGATAAACTTGCCGAGCAATGTAATTTGATTAGGATTGATAAAAACACTTTTCACGCAAAGGGTAATGAAAATGACTTGGCAAATTTGGGTCTGTTTGTTTATAAACACGCCATTAAAAACGAGTGGATAACTAAAAATGTCAAAGAGTGGGTTTGGATTAGTCAAAAAGAGGGCAACAGCGATATAATTGGTGATGATATGGGAGTTTGGAAGTGAGCGATAAAAATAGAGGTTCACGAAAAGCCATTAATTTTGACTTATCATGTTGTTGGTAAAAATCCCATAACATTGATTTTCATGAAGCCAAAAGAAGCAAATATGCTTAATAAAATTTAGACGGCTGCTCAATTAATGACTATATTGCGTTGCCGTAATACGCCGAAGAAGCGCTTTTAATAAATTTCCATATAAGAAGTACCGGCAGTAAAGACGAAAATCTAAAGATGGCAGTATTCGCTTCTAGGTTTGCTTTTTTAGGAGTGTAAACATTTGTCTGATTTGTCGAATAAACAGCATCTTATCCCAACCATTAAAATTTGATTTTAAAGGCACAGTTTGTTGTTTACTTTATCGCATAGCTCGCGCATATATTTAAGATTATATTAATACCATCTGCAATATACTTCTCGTGCAACTCGCGCATATAGATAAGATTTAATTAAGGTTGTAAGATGAACCAAGTAGCGTTAGAAATAGTTAAAATTTTAAAAAATAGCAAGGCGTTGCTTGCGAGAACACAGATAGAAAAGGGCGTAGAACGAGCATCAAGAAGAACCGTCCAAAATGAGCTAAAAAAACTAAGCGAGCTAAGGCGAATAAGAGTAGCGGGGCAGGCATCCAGTACGGCTTATGAAATTTCTAACGAATATTCTTATTTCAAAAATCGCCTTTTCATCTATCAAAACCAAATTCTAATAGGCTATTTTGGCTATGACTATGAGAACTACTATTTTGTATATGATACAGATTTTTTGCTAAGCGGCAGATACGGCGTTAAATTTGAGATGCCGATCGATTTTAAAATTTATACAAGCAAAAGCTGTTTTGTGGATTTTGAGGAGTCCTTGCCGGAGGGAATAGATAAAAAAATCTTAATAGATAAAGCCGGCAACGCTACGGAGTTTTTCTTGCTGCTGCATAATGATTATAGCAAGAACGATCTCGTGTTTTCGGCTAGCGCTTTAGAATTTAATCGCGAGATAAAACCTCAAAGCTATCTTTCCCAAAAGGACAAAATTTTAGGAGTTAATACTTTTCCCAATATTTTAAAATACGATGTTGATATAGACGATGTTTCGCTTTTTCCTGGCAAATTTATGAGCGATAGCGAGGAGATAAAACACATAAGGACTATGAGTTTGTCTGGATATCAACATAAGCTTCAAGTGATCGTTGAAAATAATGCTATAAAGGTAGCTAGCGATAAAGACAACGCGACGTTTTTTATTAAGCCCTACGATACGTTCAAAGCCGATGAAAACAGCGACTACTATTTTCCGCATATTGCCATAAACGAGCATTTGCATATGAGCTTTGCTAAGAACGAGTTAGGGTTTGACGTACCGATGAGCGGAGTGTTTAAAAGAGATCAGGATAAAGAGTATCACTACTTTATAAAGTATTTTGATAGGATTGGAGCTTATAAATTTCAACGAAAAGAATTTTCTACGTTTATGGGGTTGAGCAGCGAAAGTAAATATAAAGCCTCATCCGAAAAACTCTTTGACGCGGCGGCTAGGATACTGCCAAGCAGCGACGATAGACTTAGGATGATTGAGTACTATTTTTACTCGTTTCTTATTAGACATGAGGATATGCATACGAAAAATATATCGGTTATCTATGATAATGGTAAAATTTTACTAGCTCCTCTTTATGATATCGCTTGCACAGGCTTTTACAAAGGTATCAAAAACTACGAATCACATCTAAGTATAAACGGCAAGCAGACCAATATCAGATATAGCGACTTTATAGAAATAGTAAAAAGAGCTAATGTTGATAGGGCCAAGTTTAATGAGTCTGCTAAAAATATCGTAGAAATTTATATAAAAAAGATGCCAAAGTATATAAAAAAGCTTGAAAAGCTGGACAGGCTGGACTTTTACAAAAAGGACAGAGTTAATGCCGAAGACAAAAGAGTCAAAATAAAATCCAAAACTACGCTTGCGGAAGTAATGATGGAACATTTTGAGCAAAGGTGTGAGACCCTAAAAAGAAATGGATGGTTTGAGAAGTGGGGGATAAAGATATAAAGCCTGATACAAAGATTATTAAACAGAAAGGTTGCAGCAAAACATGGGCATTGCTAGTAAATTTGAAAATTTTATTTATGCTTTACGTATACCGGATGATAAGATAGCAAAAATAGCAGATAGATATAAGCAAATTACAAAAAGATTGAACAATGATTTTTGGGATGAGAACTCGGAGAAAGAGCATAGCTTGTATGTTGGTTCATATGGGAGAGATACTGAAACAAAAACCAGCGATATTGATATGTTGTTTTGGCTTCCTTATGAGAAATACTTGCAGTATAATAGCTATAGCGGAAATGGGCAATCAGCTCTACTCCAGGATGTTAAAGAGTCCATTAGAAAGACATATTCACAAACTGACATAAGGGCGGATGGGCAGGTTATTATTATTGATTTTAATGACGGGATTTGTTTTGAAGTTGTGCCTTGTTTTGAAAATAATGATGGTAGTTTTGAATATCCTGATACTAATGATGGTGGTAGCTGGAGGACTACAAACCCAAGACCTGAAATACAAACAATAAAAGATAAAAACAAGGAGTGGAATAAAAATTTAAAAAGGTTATGCAGAATGGCTAGAGCTTGGAAAGATGAATTTGGAGTGTCTATTGGCGGATTGTTAATAGACACCTTGGCGCATAATTTTTTAGAGAACTGGGAATATAAAAACAAATCGTATTCGTGCTATCATTGGATGATTAGAGATTTTTTTGAATATTTAAAAAATCAAAATAAAGAGCAAAAATACTGGCATGCGGTAGGCAGTAATCAAAAAATTTATAGAATAGGTAAATTTGAAAATAAAGCTAAAAAAGCATATGAATTATCTCTAAAGGCAATAGAATTTGAGGAAGAGAAAAACGAAGAAAAAGCCAATGAAAAATGGAGTGAGATATTTGGAAATATTTTTATTAAAGAAGATAAATCAGTAAAATTTTCCAATAAAAACTATAGAAATACTGAAGAGTTTATTGAAGATCAATTTAATATAGATATAAGATATATTTTAGAAATTGATTGTAATGTTACACAGAATGGATTTAGACCATTTAAATTATTAAATATGTTAGCAGAAAGAAAAATTTTATTACCAAAAAAGAAATTAGAATTTGAAATAATTAAGAATACAGCGGTTGGCGACTATGATATATATTGGAAGGTTTTAAACCGCGGTGATGAAGCCAAGAGAAGAGATGAAATAAGAGGACAAATAATCAAAGGAGACAAAATCAAAATAGAGCATACTAAATTTAAAGGCAACCATTTAGTAGAGTGTTATATAGTCCAAAAGAATGTTGTTGTTGCGCGAGATAGAATAGATGTGCCTATTATAGAGGAGTAGGAAATGACTAAAGAAGTATTACTAAAACGAATAGCAGAGAGTGCTTACAATGTGGGATTTGGCGCAAAGAAACATTTTGCAACCTATGATATTA
Above is a window of Campylobacter showae DNA encoding:
- a CDS encoding type II toxin-antitoxin system HipA family toxin; translated protein: MNQVALEIVKILKNSKALLARTQIEKGVERASRRTVQNELKKLSELRRIRVAGQASSTAYEISNEYSYFKNRLFIYQNQILIGYFGYDYENYYFVYDTDFLLSGRYGVKFEMPIDFKIYTSKSCFVDFEESLPEGIDKKILIDKAGNATEFFLLLHNDYSKNDLVFSASALEFNREIKPQSYLSQKDKILGVNTFPNILKYDVDIDDVSLFPGKFMSDSEEIKHIRTMSLSGYQHKLQVIVENNAIKVASDKDNATFFIKPYDTFKADENSDYYFPHIAINEHLHMSFAKNELGFDVPMSGVFKRDQDKEYHYFIKYFDRIGAYKFQRKEFSTFMGLSSESKYKASSEKLFDAAARILPSSDDRLRMIEYYFYSFLIRHEDMHTKNISVIYDNGKILLAPLYDIACTGFYKGIKNYESHLSINGKQTNIRYSDFIEIVKRANVDRAKFNESAKNIVEIYIKKMPKYIKKLEKLDRLDFYKKDRVNAEDKRVKIKSKTTLAEVMMEHFEQRCETLKRNGWFEKWGIKI
- a CDS encoding SMODS domain-containing nucleotidyltransferase, encoding MQQNMGIASKFENFIYALRIPDDKIAKIADRYKQITKRLNNDFWDENSEKEHSLYVGSYGRDTETKTSDIDMLFWLPYEKYLQYNSYSGNGQSALLQDVKESIRKTYSQTDIRADGQVIIIDFNDGICFEVVPCFENNDGSFEYPDTNDGGSWRTTNPRPEIQTIKDKNKEWNKNLKRLCRMARAWKDEFGVSIGGLLIDTLAHNFLENWEYKNKSYSCYHWMIRDFFEYLKNQNKEQKYWHAVGSNQKIYRIGKFENKAKKAYELSLKAIEFEEEKNEEKANEKWSEIFGNIFIKEDKSVKFSNKNYRNTEEFIEDQFNIDIRYILEIDCNVTQNGFRPFKLLNMLAERKILLPKKKLEFEIIKNTAVGDYDIYWKVLNRGDEAKRRDEIRGQIIKGDKIKIEHTKFKGNHLVECYIVQKNVVVARDRIDVPIIEE